From the Tripterygium wilfordii isolate XIE 37 chromosome 6, ASM1340144v1, whole genome shotgun sequence genome, one window contains:
- the LOC120000375 gene encoding GPI ethanolamine phosphate transferase 1 isoform X2: protein MSLKTSQLCNADASFLDEWSFNQFQNLLNRSYDDSKLKEMLHQDNLVIFLHLLGCDSNGHAHRPYSSIYLNNVKVVDHIAERVFTLLEDYFKDNRTAYIFTADHGMSDKGSHGDGHPSNTDTPLVVWGAGVKSPEQISSNDHSDHTVRFIDEHAHDMPTPIEWGLNGIERLDVNQADIAPLMSTLLGLPCPVNSVGNLPLGYINMNKSEEVEAVLANAKEVLNQFLRKSQIKQSHSLSFKPFKALARYSSVLDQIEALISVGNYEGAMKLSENLRSLALQGLHYFQTYDWLTLMSVITLGYIGWMVYLIFHVLQSYTSVPGYIFKEQAGRHGNNSRKVYSCGCLLMGVICVLLILEHSPPLYHAYFAMTVFLWTQIINEYHFIKALWTCLCGRPFTRILKLLATFALSIFILEFLVNSFTERKLYTWCFAIVGIVAFFYLSNLIPGRSGIPIFVCFACWFLSVFTLMPAEIPDNNQLVIGSGAIIIITGAVARWLDMHSLGNKYWLSICCPEMKRPRFPMLFHLQALLVGLASMMVSLSTSHRAEKQELLASHQLINWSIAGFSMVLPLFSDNSLLSRLTSIFLGFAPTFLLLSIGYEAVFYGALGIVLVAWILFENTLLHLNPVKPLSSSMQNMEEHLLAENDVRYLQLSDLRISLTFMVLFNVAFFGTGNFASIASFEISSVYRFITVFSPFLMAALLIFKLFIPFMLVICAFSAITKLLRIPRLGCYFLVVVFSDIMTIHFFFLVKNTGSWMEIGNSISHFGIMSAQVVFVLFLFALTNIYTKDIQTRLAKPLSQKTM from the exons ATGAGTTTGAAGACTTCGCAACTG TGTAATGCAGATGCCTCTTTTCTGGATGAGTGGTCTTTCAATCAATTTCAGAACCTTCTGAATAGGTCATATGATGACTCAAAGTTGAAGGAGATGCTTCACCAGGATAATCTTGTCATATTTCTCCATCTACTTGGCTGTGATTCAAATGGTCATGCACATCGGCCCTATTCATCAATATACCTCAATAATGTGAAGGTTGTTGACCACATTGCTGAGCGTGTTTTTACCCTCCTTGAAGATTATTTCAAGGACAATCGTACAGCATACATATTTACAGCTGATCATGGAATGAGTGATAAAG GTAGCCATGGAGACGGGCATCCTTCAAACACTGATACTCCCCTTGTTGTTTGGGGAGCAGGAGTTAAATCTCCTGAACAAATCTCTAGTAATGACCATTCCGATCACACTGTACGTTTTATTGATGAACATGCCCATGACATGCCAACACCTATAGAATGGGGCCTAAATGGTATCGAGAGACTGGATGTCAATCAAGCTGATATTGCTCCTCTCATG TCCACACTTCTTGGTTTGCCATGTCCTGTTAATTCAGTTGGGAATCTACCTCTTGGTTATATTAACATGAATAAG TCGGAAGAAGTTGAAGCTGTGCTAGCCAATGCAAAGGAAGTTCTCAACCAATTTCTTCGCAAATCAC AAATAAAGCAGTCACATTCGTTATCTTTTAAGCCCTTCAAAGCACTGGCTCGTTATTCTTCTGTATTGGATCAAATTGAGGCTCTGATATCTGTTGGAAACTATGAAGGAGCTATGAAGCTATCTGAGAATCTCAGAAGCCTGGCATTGCAAGGACTTCACTATTTTCAAACATATGATTGGCTGACGCTGATGTCTGTTATTACTCTTGGGTATATTGGTTGGATGGTTTATCTTATTTTTCACGTGCTGCAGTCTTATACTTCAGTGCCGGGATATATATTTAAGGAGCAAGCAGGCCGCCATGGAAATAATTCCAGAAAA GTATACTCATGTGGATGTTTGCTGATGGGAGTAATTTGTGTTCTATTGATTCTGGAGCACTCTCCTCCCCTTTACCATGCATACTTTGCAATGACAGTATTTCTTTGGACACAGATAATTAATGAGTATCATTTCATAAAAGCATTGTGGACATGCCTCTGTGGGAGACCATTCACTCGTATTCTTAAACTTTTAGCCACTTTCGCTCTGTCAATTTTCATTCTTGAATTCCTG GTAAATAGCTTCACAGAGAGGAAGCTCTACACTTGGTGTTTCGCAATTGTCGGAATTGTTGCATTTTTTTATCTGTCTAACTTAATTCCAGGGAGATCCGGGATaccaatttttgtttgctttgctTGTTGGTTTTTGTCTgtcttcactttgatgccagcAGAGATTCCTGATAATAATCAATTAGT AATTGGAAGTGGAGCTATTATCATCATAACTGGAGCAGTTGCAAGGTGGTTGGATATGCATTCTCTAGGGAATAAGTATTGGCTTAGTATTTGTTGTCCTGAAATGAAGAGACCCAGGTTTCCCATGCTCTTTCACTTGCAG GCACTTTTGGTGGGGTTGGCATCGATGATGGTGTCTTTATCAACATCTCACAGGGCAGAGAAGCAAGAACTGCTTGCATCCCACCAGTTAATAAATTGGTCCATTGCTG GTTTTTCGATGGTCCTCCCCTTGTTTTCAGACAACAGTCTTTTGTCCCGGCTCACTTCCATATTCCTTGGGTTTGCACCCACATTCCTTCTTCTCTCTATTGG GTATGAAGCTGTTTTCTATGGAGCTCTTGGAATTGTACTTGTCGCATGGATACTATTTGAAAACACCCTTTTACATTTAAATCCGGTGAAACCATTGTCTTCATCAATGCAAAACATGGAGGAGCACTTGTTGGCTGAAAATGATGTCAGATACTTGCAGCTATCTGATTTAAGGATCTCATTAACTTTT ATGGTCTTGTTTAATGTTGCTTTCTTCGGAACGGGTAATTTTGCTAGCATTGCAAGTTTTGAGATTTCATCAGTCTATCGATTCATCACTGTCTTCAGT CCATTTCTGATGGCAGCTCTACTAATATTCAAGCTATTTATCCCATTCATGCTTGTCAT ATGTGCGTTCAGTGCAATAACTAAACTTCTTCGTATTCCACGGTTGGGATGCTATTTTCTCGTCGTAGTGTTTTCTGATATAATGACTATCCACTTCTTTTTCCTG GTCAAAAACACTGGAAGCTGGATGGAAATTGGCAACAGCATCAGTCATTTTGGAATTATGAGCGCCCAAGTGGTGTTTGTGTTGTTTCTTTTTGCACTCacaaatatatacacaaaaGACATCCAAACTAGATTGGCCAAACCATTATCTCAGAAAACTATGTAA
- the LOC120000375 gene encoding GPI ethanolamine phosphate transferase 1 isoform X1, whose product MRGDGILGRDAEGSKAEVTRKRKWLKRRERWLVILGVFLHAVYMLGIFDIYFKTPIVHGMDLVTPRFSAPAKRLVLLVADGLRADKFFEPDSKGDFRAPFLRSVIKRKGKWGVSHARPPTESRPGHVAIIAGFYEDPSAVTKGWKANPVEFDSVFNRSRHTFAFGSPDIIPIFCASLPHSTWNTYPHEFEDFATDASFLDEWSFNQFQNLLNRSYDDSKLKEMLHQDNLVIFLHLLGCDSNGHAHRPYSSIYLNNVKVVDHIAERVFTLLEDYFKDNRTAYIFTADHGMSDKGSHGDGHPSNTDTPLVVWGAGVKSPEQISSNDHSDHTVRFIDEHAHDMPTPIEWGLNGIERLDVNQADIAPLMSTLLGLPCPVNSVGNLPLGYINMNKSEEVEAVLANAKEVLNQFLRKSQIKQSHSLSFKPFKALARYSSVLDQIEALISVGNYEGAMKLSENLRSLALQGLHYFQTYDWLTLMSVITLGYIGWMVYLIFHVLQSYTSVPGYIFKEQAGRHGNNSRKVYSCGCLLMGVICVLLILEHSPPLYHAYFAMTVFLWTQIINEYHFIKALWTCLCGRPFTRILKLLATFALSIFILEFLVNSFTERKLYTWCFAIVGIVAFFYLSNLIPGRSGIPIFVCFACWFLSVFTLMPAEIPDNNQLVIGSGAIIIITGAVARWLDMHSLGNKYWLSICCPEMKRPRFPMLFHLQALLVGLASMMVSLSTSHRAEKQELLASHQLINWSIAGFSMVLPLFSDNSLLSRLTSIFLGFAPTFLLLSIGYEAVFYGALGIVLVAWILFENTLLHLNPVKPLSSSMQNMEEHLLAENDVRYLQLSDLRISLTFMVLFNVAFFGTGNFASIASFEISSVYRFITVFSPFLMAALLIFKLFIPFMLVICAFSAITKLLRIPRLGCYFLVVVFSDIMTIHFFFLVKNTGSWMEIGNSISHFGIMSAQVVFVLFLFALTNIYTKDIQTRLAKPLSQKTM is encoded by the exons ATGCGAGGAGATGGGATCTTGGGGAGAGACGCAGAGGGAAGTAAAGCAGAAGTGACCAGAAAACGAAAATGGCTGAAGAGGCGAGAGAGATGGCTTGTAATTCTTGGTGTGTTCCTTCACGCAGTGTACATGCTAGGCATCTTCGACATCTATTTCAAGACCCCTATCGTCCACGGAATGGATCTCGTCACTCCTCGTTTCTCTGCCCCAGCCAAGCGCCTTGTTCTTCTAGTTG CGGATGGGTTGCGTGCCGACAAATTTTTTGAGCCGGACTCAAAAGGAGATTTTAGAGCACCGTTTCTGAGAAGTGTAATTAAAAGGAAAGGTAAATGGGGAGTATCTCATGCTCGGCCTCCCACGGAATCAAGGCCTGGACATGTTGCAATAATAGCTGGTTTCTATGAGGATCCTAGTGCAGTTACTAAAg GTTGGAAAGCTAACCCTGTTGAATTTGATTCAGTTTTTAACCGAAGCCGGCATACATTTGCTTTTGGTAGCCCAGACATAATTCCAATATTTTGTGCTTCCTTGCCACATAGCACCTGGAATACCTATCCGCATGAGTTTGAAGACTTCGCAACTG ATGCCTCTTTTCTGGATGAGTGGTCTTTCAATCAATTTCAGAACCTTCTGAATAGGTCATATGATGACTCAAAGTTGAAGGAGATGCTTCACCAGGATAATCTTGTCATATTTCTCCATCTACTTGGCTGTGATTCAAATGGTCATGCACATCGGCCCTATTCATCAATATACCTCAATAATGTGAAGGTTGTTGACCACATTGCTGAGCGTGTTTTTACCCTCCTTGAAGATTATTTCAAGGACAATCGTACAGCATACATATTTACAGCTGATCATGGAATGAGTGATAAAG GTAGCCATGGAGACGGGCATCCTTCAAACACTGATACTCCCCTTGTTGTTTGGGGAGCAGGAGTTAAATCTCCTGAACAAATCTCTAGTAATGACCATTCCGATCACACTGTACGTTTTATTGATGAACATGCCCATGACATGCCAACACCTATAGAATGGGGCCTAAATGGTATCGAGAGACTGGATGTCAATCAAGCTGATATTGCTCCTCTCATG TCCACACTTCTTGGTTTGCCATGTCCTGTTAATTCAGTTGGGAATCTACCTCTTGGTTATATTAACATGAATAAG TCGGAAGAAGTTGAAGCTGTGCTAGCCAATGCAAAGGAAGTTCTCAACCAATTTCTTCGCAAATCAC AAATAAAGCAGTCACATTCGTTATCTTTTAAGCCCTTCAAAGCACTGGCTCGTTATTCTTCTGTATTGGATCAAATTGAGGCTCTGATATCTGTTGGAAACTATGAAGGAGCTATGAAGCTATCTGAGAATCTCAGAAGCCTGGCATTGCAAGGACTTCACTATTTTCAAACATATGATTGGCTGACGCTGATGTCTGTTATTACTCTTGGGTATATTGGTTGGATGGTTTATCTTATTTTTCACGTGCTGCAGTCTTATACTTCAGTGCCGGGATATATATTTAAGGAGCAAGCAGGCCGCCATGGAAATAATTCCAGAAAA GTATACTCATGTGGATGTTTGCTGATGGGAGTAATTTGTGTTCTATTGATTCTGGAGCACTCTCCTCCCCTTTACCATGCATACTTTGCAATGACAGTATTTCTTTGGACACAGATAATTAATGAGTATCATTTCATAAAAGCATTGTGGACATGCCTCTGTGGGAGACCATTCACTCGTATTCTTAAACTTTTAGCCACTTTCGCTCTGTCAATTTTCATTCTTGAATTCCTG GTAAATAGCTTCACAGAGAGGAAGCTCTACACTTGGTGTTTCGCAATTGTCGGAATTGTTGCATTTTTTTATCTGTCTAACTTAATTCCAGGGAGATCCGGGATaccaatttttgtttgctttgctTGTTGGTTTTTGTCTgtcttcactttgatgccagcAGAGATTCCTGATAATAATCAATTAGT AATTGGAAGTGGAGCTATTATCATCATAACTGGAGCAGTTGCAAGGTGGTTGGATATGCATTCTCTAGGGAATAAGTATTGGCTTAGTATTTGTTGTCCTGAAATGAAGAGACCCAGGTTTCCCATGCTCTTTCACTTGCAG GCACTTTTGGTGGGGTTGGCATCGATGATGGTGTCTTTATCAACATCTCACAGGGCAGAGAAGCAAGAACTGCTTGCATCCCACCAGTTAATAAATTGGTCCATTGCTG GTTTTTCGATGGTCCTCCCCTTGTTTTCAGACAACAGTCTTTTGTCCCGGCTCACTTCCATATTCCTTGGGTTTGCACCCACATTCCTTCTTCTCTCTATTGG GTATGAAGCTGTTTTCTATGGAGCTCTTGGAATTGTACTTGTCGCATGGATACTATTTGAAAACACCCTTTTACATTTAAATCCGGTGAAACCATTGTCTTCATCAATGCAAAACATGGAGGAGCACTTGTTGGCTGAAAATGATGTCAGATACTTGCAGCTATCTGATTTAAGGATCTCATTAACTTTT ATGGTCTTGTTTAATGTTGCTTTCTTCGGAACGGGTAATTTTGCTAGCATTGCAAGTTTTGAGATTTCATCAGTCTATCGATTCATCACTGTCTTCAGT CCATTTCTGATGGCAGCTCTACTAATATTCAAGCTATTTATCCCATTCATGCTTGTCAT ATGTGCGTTCAGTGCAATAACTAAACTTCTTCGTATTCCACGGTTGGGATGCTATTTTCTCGTCGTAGTGTTTTCTGATATAATGACTATCCACTTCTTTTTCCTG GTCAAAAACACTGGAAGCTGGATGGAAATTGGCAACAGCATCAGTCATTTTGGAATTATGAGCGCCCAAGTGGTGTTTGTGTTGTTTCTTTTTGCACTCacaaatatatacacaaaaGACATCCAAACTAGATTGGCCAAACCATTATCTCAGAAAACTATGTAA
- the LOC120000004 gene encoding uncharacterized protein LOC120000004 has translation MSQGYAIELYFDPALENQVLKAWNVLARRQISTQLIEIESRPHITLFSSPFIDPTKLESIIKTFASKQEPLPLSFSAIGSLPSDQNVLFLSPTPTVSLLQFHSQLCDAMKKEGIDTGEEYRPDSWIPYCAVAQEVPRPRIGEAFCVLRDLKLPVTGYVMDIGLVEFSPVRELCSFVLGNTVEA, from the coding sequence ATGTCACAAGGCTATGCAATTGAGTTGTATTTCGATCCGGCATTAGAGAACCAGGTCTTGAAAGCCTGGAACGTCCTCGCCCGTCGCCAAATCAGCACTCAACTCATCGAAATAGAGTCACGCCCACATATAACTCTCTTTTCCAGCCCCTTCATCGATCCTACAAAGCTTGAGTCTATCATCAAAACCTTTGCATCCAAGCAGGAACCATTGCCACTATCGTTCTCCGCAATTGGGAGCCTTCCCAGTGACCAAAATGTCTTATTTCTGTCTCCCACTCCCACAGTTTCTCTGCTTCAGTTTCATTCCCAATTATGTGATGCTATGAAAAAGGAAGGGATTGATACGGGGGAGGAATATCGCCCGGACTCATGGATTCCTTACTGTGCTGTGGCGCAGGAGGTGCCAAGGCCGCGAATTGGAGAGGCGTTTTGTGTTTTGAGGGATCTGAAGTTGCCAGTTACTGGGTATGTGATGGATATTGGGTTGGTGGAGTTCTCACCGGTTCGCGAGTTATGCTCTTTCGTGCTCGGCAACACAGTAGAAGCATGA
- the LOC120000460 gene encoding senescence-associated carboxylesterase 101: MRSLTPTGANKAERVNQQLGSLSLTGDNRAWRTNQPPLFSSGLELADVVVNSDLLRHCWDAIWGLHREINSNGETRILPFSLKYEVSQLPEFTIIAFSTSPTCTRDHLHGGEKDLVSSAALKETFPLFEFLLTKGSFSIHKVAITLLASLHEELSELKDKYENAAPLIITGHSLGGSIASLFTLWLLGSVSRSATKQPLCITFGAPLIGDNGLQQAILERLTWNSCFLHVVANQDPVPRLFIAPHITDYKPFGTFLMCSDFGSTCIEDPLAVSELLLATGSGSGVNQVIPGPGEWRIGDYGSVVEHLKSRMWLKGISQLDEATMTSLRAAIILQLDAIGIRGSQQTSAVNTLIEKMEKWEEASAREKRFLDPTKKLNEVKITMALLEWYKKKSKDNNVGYYDSYKNRGSRADWDVARRKRVLTNYWKKKVEEAEKRPQKEGSSLRKRWLFAGTNYRRMVEPLDIAEYYGEKGQKDYKTKARSRHYILLAKWLEEEANKPEDSPNLVKKQNVEAILTEDSCFWANVEEAIISCRLLKDEETSDLAKELSRESLIEFEKYVMKLIKNYDVSPEIFLSKSTFMQWWKEYEGLTMRTSYDLPLTDFMKTGKFKEYSSGCL, translated from the exons ATGAGGTCTCTCACGCCAACCGGAGCCAACAAGGCAGAGAGAGTAAATCAACAACTGGGTTCTCTGTCGCTTACCGGAGATAACAGGGCATGGAGAACAAATCAACCTCCCTT ATTTAGCAGTGGATTAGAGTTGGCAGATGTGGTGGTGAACTCTGATCTTCTTCGCCATTGTTGGGATGCAATCTGGGGTCTTCACAGAGAAATCAATTCCAATGGAGAAACAAGAATCCTACCATTTTCTTTGAAGTATGAAGTTAGTCAGCTGCCTGAATTCACCATTATAGCCTTTTCTACTTCTCCCACTTGTACCAGAGATCATCTTCATGGAGGAGAGAAGGATTTGGTTTCATCTGCAGCTCTCAAGGAGACTTTCCCTCTGTTTGAGTTCCTCCTCACCAAAGGATCGTTTTCCATTCATAAAGTTGCAATTACCCTTTTGGCTTCCCTCCATGAGGAGCTCTCTGAACTGAAAGATAAG TATGAAAATGCTGCTCCTTTAATTATCACCGGACATTCTTTGGGAGGATCAATTGCCTCACTCTTCACTCTCTGGCTGCTTGGAAGTGTCAGTCGGTCAGCCACAAAGCAACCTCTCTGCATCACATTTGGTGCACCTCTCATTGGTGATAATGGCCTTCAACAAGCCATTCTGGAGCGCTTGACATGGAACTCTTGCTTTCTACATGTGGTTGCTAACCAAGACCCAGTTCCAAGACTCTTCATTGCACCCCATATTACAGATTACAAGCCTTTTGGTACATTTCTCATGTGTTCTGATTTCGGCTCGACCTGTATAGAGGACCCTCTGGCAGTTTCAGAGTTATTGCTGGCGACGGGATCAGGAAGTGGAGTAAATCAAGTTATTCCTGGTCCAGGAGAATGGCGAATAGGCGACTATGGGAGCGTTGTGGAGCATCTAAAGTCGAGAATGTGGCTCAAGGGGATCTCACAGCTCGATGAAGCGACAATGACTTCGCTTCGAGCTGCAATAATCTTACAACTAGATGCAATTGGAATTAGGGGAAGTCAG CAAACAAGTGCAGTCAACACTTTGATAGAGAAAATGGAAAAATGGGAGGAGGCTTCTGCGCGCGAGAAAAGGTTTCTTGATCCCACCAAGAAACTGAATGAAGTGAAGATAACAATGGCACTCCTAGAATGGTACAAGAAGAAGTCAAAGGATAACAATGTAGGCTATTATGACAGTTACAAGAACAGGGGAAGTAGAGCTGATTGGGATGTTGCTAGGCGGAAGAGAGTTCTCACAAACTACTGGAAGAAGAAGGTTGAAGAAGCCGAAAAACGGCCTCAAAAGGAAGGGTCATCACTTCGGAAACGATGGCTCTTTGCAGGAACAAATTACAGAAGGATGGTTGAACCTCTTGACATAGCTGAGTATTATGGAGAGAAAGGACAAAAGGACTACAAAACTAAAGCAAGATCAAGACATTATATTCTGTTAGCAAAATGGCTGGAGGAGGAAGCCAATAAACCTGAAGACTCCCCAAATCTTGTTAAGAAACAGAATGTGGAAGCCATTCTAACGGAGGATTCTTGCTTTTGGGCCAATGTGGAGGAGGCTATCATTTCATGTAGGTTGTTGAAAGATGAGGAAACCAGTGATTTGGCTAAAGAATTGTCAAGAGAGAGTCTGATTGAGTTTGAGAAATACGTAATGAAATTAATCAA
- the LOC120000003 gene encoding WAT1-related protein At3g28050-like, protein MAGRYCCRDVLPFTAMVTMECVNVGLNTLFKAATLKGMNNHVFVVYAYAVAALVLLPAPFFSHRSRVLPPLNSSIACKIGLLGLIGSSSQIIGYTGIKYSSPTLASAISNLTPAFTFVLAIIFRMEKVALRKASSQAKVWGTIVSVTGAFVVTLYKGPPIILASSSPSISLQTLHSSNSNWVLGGVCLTIEYILVPMWYIVQAQIMKEYPAELTVVFFYNLCVSIVAAIVSLVTEGTSSAWRVEPNVALASIICSGLFGSCLNNVVHTWALHHKGPVFVAMFKPLSIAIAAAMGVLFLGDTLHLGSLIGAAIISVGFYTVMWGKAQEEIGKDFEIGSPETSSSHKAPLLQSYKNEQV, encoded by the exons ATGGCAGGGAGATATTGTTGCAGAGATGTGCTGCCATTCACAGCTATGGTTACAATGGAGTGTGTGAATGTGGGTTTAAACACACTTTTCAAAGCAGCAACGTTGAAAGGGATGAACAACCATGTCTTTGTTGTCTATGCTTATGCTGTTGCTGCTCTTGTTCTCCTTCCTGCCCCTTTCTTCTCTCATAG ATCAAGAGTGCTGCCTCCACTGAACTCCTCCATAGCTTGTAAAATTGGTCTTCTGGGTCTGATAGG GAGTTCATCTCAGATTATTGGGTATACAGGAATCAAATACAGCTCTCCAACACTTGCTTCAGCTATCAGCAACCTCACTCCAGCTTTCACTTTCGTCCTTGCCATCATTTTCAG GATGGAGAAGGTTGCTTTGAGAAAAGCAAGCAGTCAGGCTAAAGTGTGGGGGACTATAGTATCAGTCACAGGTGCATTTGTGGTGACCCTGTATAAGGGCCCTCCGATCATTTTAGcttcatcatcaccatccaTTTCCCTTCAAACCCTTCACTCATCAAATTCAAATTGGGTCCTCGGAGGTGTATGTCTCACTATTGAGTATATTTTGGTTCCAATGTGGTACATAGTTCAG GCACAAATCATGAAGGAGTATCCAGCGGAGCTAACCGTAGTGTTCTTCTACAATTTGTGTGTGAGCATTGTAGCTGCAATTGTGAGTTTGGTTACAGAAGGAACTTCAAGTGCTTGGAGGGTGGAGCCTAATGTAGCCTTGGCCTCGATCATCTGCTCG GGACTATTTGGTTCTTGCCTGAACAATGTTGTTCATACATGGGCCCTGCACCATAAGGGTCCTGTCTTTGTAGCAATGTTCAAGCCGTTGTCGATTGCCATTGCTGCTGCCATGGGTGTCCTGTTCCTTGGCGATACTCTCCATCTTGGAAG TCTTATTGGAGCAGCGATAATATCGGTTGGATTTTATACCGTAATGTGGGGAAAAGCTCAAGAAGAAATAGGCAAGGATTTCGAAATTGGCAGCCCAGAAACATCATCTTCTCATAAGGCCCCTCTGTTGCAAAGCTACAAGAATGAACAAGTGTAA
- the LOC120000944 gene encoding uncharacterized protein LOC120000944: MPSQPSEIHSPDADDINEAAFAKRGCCFWIPCFNSNPSPAVGSIWWERIGNAENNPATSNQESWLVRGWNRVREWSELVAGPKWKTFIRRFNKNNRNGNHGFGRQGKFKYDPSSYALNFDEGPGQNAHLDDDIIHRDFSARYAFLGMPSSTKSSMDLGKDAPLFT, from the coding sequence ATGCCTTCGCAGCCCTCGGAAATCCACTCACCGGACGCGGACGATATTAACGAGGCCGCATTTGCGAAGCGAGGATGTTGTTTCTGGATTCCGTGCTTCAATTCCAACCCTTCCCCGGCTGTTGGATCGATATGGTGGGAGCGGATCGGGAATGCTGAAAACAACCCCGCCACGAGTAATCAGGAGTCGTGGTTGGTCCGAGGATGGAATCGTGTTCGGGAATGGTCTGAATTGGTCGCCGGTCCGAAATGGAAGACTTTCATCCGCCGGTTCAATAAGAACAACCGGAATGGGAACCACGGGTTTGGGAGGCAGGGGAAGTTCAAGTATGACCCTTCGAGTTACGCGCTTAATTTCGACGAAGGTCCAGGGCAGAATGCTCATTTGGATGACGATATTATTCATCGTGATTTCTCGGCGAGATACGCGTTCCTCGGGATGCCTTCCTCGACCAAGTCGTCCATGGATCTCGGCAAGGATGCGCCGTTATTCACGTGA
- the LOC120000991 gene encoding WAT1-related protein At5g40240-like has product MGMVFFLWGAAPIIAMLSVECTDVGLAVISKAALTRGMNNLVSVVYFNALATLILLPYIIFRRKRAPLTFTLLCRFFLLGLIGTTGQMTYLLGVKYSSPILSSAMGNLIPIFTFALAVIYGMETLDLRRSSSRAKSLGAIAAVTGAFIVTLYKGPEILMASSADFRHQLLFSMQSRWVLGGLLLAATYLLASVRAIVLAHTVKEYPEKMTIVFFFTLSVTIQSAIFSFILEVNPDSWKLKTRIELIAIVSQAIFGSLFRISVHTWCLHRKGPVFVSMFRCLGMVIAVVMSVIFLGDTLHLGSIIGSTIIAVGFYTLLWGQSQEKKTSLEDEVGSAGTSSQQTPLLPKAADEEI; this is encoded by the exons ATGGGGATGGTATTTTTTCTATGGGGTGCAGCACCCATCATAGCGATGCTATCGGTGGAGTGTACGGATGTTGGTTTAGCTGTAATAAGCAAAGCTGCTCTGACAAGAGGAATGAACAACCTCGTCTCCGTTGTCTACTTTAATGCTCTTGCTACTCTTATCCTCCTACCTTACATCATCTTCCGAAG GAAGAGAGCTCCCCTCACATTTACACTTCTTTGTAGATTCTTCCTCCTTGGTCTAATTGG gacTACAGGGCAAATGACTTATTTACTTGGTGTTAAGTACAGTTCCCCTATTCTGTCATCTGCAATGGGAAACCTTATTCCTATTTTCACCTTTGCACTTGCAGTGATTTACGG GATGGAAACTCTAGATTTGAGAAGATCAAGCAGTCGAGCCAAAAGTTTGGGTGCCATTGCAGCGGTGACAGGAGCATTCATAGTGACCCTGTACAAGGGCCCTGAAATTTTGATGGCTTCATCAGCTGATTTTCGTCATCAGCTTCTTTTCTCAATGCAATCAAGGTGGGTCCTTGGAGGTCTCCTCCTTGCAGCAACTTACCTTCTGGCTTCAGTGCGGGCCATTGTTCTG GCACATACTGTCAAGGAGTATCCAGAAAAGATGACCATAGTCTTCTTCTTCACACTCTCTGTGACTATCCAGAGTgcaattttttctttcatacTTGAAGTAAACCCAGATTCATGGAAACTGAAGACTCGCATTGAATTGATTGCCATCGTGTCCCAG GCAATCTTTGGGAGTCTTTTCCGAATCTCTGTTCATACATGGTGTCTGCACAGGAAGGGCCCTGTGTTTGTATCCATGTTCAGGTGCTTGGGGATGGTCATTGCAGTTGTCATGTCAGTCATATTCCTCGGTGATACTCTTCATCTAGGCAG TATTATTGGCTCTACGATAATTGCAGTTGGATTTTATACCTTGTTGTGGGGACAAAGTCAAGAGAAAAAGACTAGCTTGGAAGATGAAGTTGGTAGCGCCGGAACATCCAGCCAACAGACTCCTCTTCTGCCAAAAGCTGCGGATGAAGAAATATAA